The Bombus terrestris chromosome 4, iyBomTerr1.2, whole genome shotgun sequence genome has a window encoding:
- the LOC125385041 gene encoding terminal nucleotidyltransferase 5A-like, with protein MLAGFKVFTVRRSVRRAVLLRPDDNAERLLQDCCSLEIGEERQRRVAMMESLCQVNGTKSNGGNDSNANNGNNNHNSDCPDPQQRLAVLSFEQVRRLNDVMNEVVCIHGRGNFPTLEVRLRDLVTVVRSKLESDPSNGGAGMRVRDIRLNGGAASHVLVTESQPYNDLDLIFAVELSSGRNYDKVKAAVLGSLFDLLPEGVSRKRITTCSLKEAYVSKMVKVNNDGDRWSLIFLGNSRGHRNVELKFVDSMRRQFEFSVDSFQIVLDSLLLFYECSKLPIGENFYPTVVGESVYGGP; from the exons ATgcttgcaggattcaaggtttTT ACGGTGAGACGATCGGTGAGACGTGCTGTGCTACTGCGCCCCGACGACAACGCGGAGAGACTCTTACAAGACTGTTGCTCCCTGGAGATCGGCGAGGAACGCCAGCGTCGGGTCGCTATGATGGAGTCCCTGTGCCAGGTGAACGGCACGAAGAGCAACGGAGGCAACGACAGCAACGCGAACAATGGGAACAACAATCACAACTCAGACTGTCCGGATCCCCAGCAGAGGCTGGCTGTGCTCAGTTTCGAGCAAGTTAGACGATTGAACGATGTGATGAACGAAGTGGTGTGCATCCACGGTCGTGGTAATTTTCCTACTTTGGAAGTCAGATTGAGAGACCTGGTTACCGTGGTCCGTAGCAAATTAGAGTCTGACCCGAGCAACGGTGGCGCCGGTATGAGGGTACGCGACATTAGGTTGAACGGCGGCGCGGCTTCTCACGTTTTGGTCACCGAGTCGCAACCGTACAACGATTTGGACTTAATATTTGCAGTGGAATTGTCGAGCGGGCGAAACTACGACAAGGTGAAGGCCGCGGTGCTTGGCTCGTTGTTCGACCTGCTGCCAGAAGGTGTCAGCCGTAAACGTATAACCACGTGCAGCTTAAAAGAGGCGTACGTGAGCAAAATGGTGAAAGTGAATAACGATGGAGATCGGTGGTCCCTGATTTTCCTTGGGAACTCACGAGGTCATAGGAACGTCGAACTGAAGTTCGTTGACTCGATGAGGCGGCAGTTTGAGTTCTCGGTCGACTCGTTCCAGATCGTGCTCGACTCACTGCTTCTGTTCTACGAGTGCAGCAAGCTACCAATTGGCGAGAACTTCTACCCAACCGTGGTCGGAgaatcggtttatggtgggccttag